A genomic region of Actinopolymorpha sp. NPDC004070 contains the following coding sequences:
- a CDS encoding ferritin-like domain-containing protein — translation MAFELETYKRAVQPVRIDDVDFDGFRERPLTAEALRTLHYMADVEMHTVCYLRDLLVTPSHQNPRITTFLTMWSYEEYWHGEVIDRILAVHGEDHGPARARTVRRAQGVANVVSPISQCLAAAAIGEDFIATHMSWGAINEWSTHAAYARLTERENHPVLTTVLRRIMRQETRHVAFYTSEARTRLARSARARRLTRWALRTRWRPVGSTVMPRSETRFLLGYLFGDENGRGVVGDLDHRIDRLPGLEGLGLVSRAVGRFGPRPGELAEPT, via the coding sequence ATGGCGTTCGAACTGGAGACCTACAAGCGTGCGGTGCAGCCCGTGAGGATCGACGACGTCGACTTCGACGGCTTCCGGGAGCGGCCGCTCACCGCGGAGGCGTTGCGCACGCTGCACTACATGGCCGACGTCGAGATGCACACGGTCTGCTACCTGCGAGACCTGCTGGTCACGCCGTCACACCAGAACCCTCGGATCACGACGTTCCTCACCATGTGGAGCTACGAGGAGTACTGGCACGGGGAGGTCATCGACCGGATCCTGGCCGTGCACGGGGAGGACCACGGACCGGCCCGGGCCCGCACGGTCCGGCGCGCGCAGGGCGTCGCGAACGTCGTCAGCCCGATCAGCCAGTGCCTCGCGGCGGCGGCGATCGGAGAGGACTTCATCGCCACGCACATGAGCTGGGGCGCGATCAACGAATGGTCCACCCATGCCGCGTACGCCCGGCTGACCGAACGCGAGAACCACCCCGTCCTCACCACCGTGCTGCGCCGGATCATGCGCCAGGAGACCCGGCACGTCGCGTTCTACACCTCCGAGGCGCGCACCCGGCTGGCCCGCAGCGCCCGTGCCCGCAGGTTGACCCGCTGGGCGCTGCGCACCCGGTGGCGCCCGGTCGGTTCCACAGTGATGCCGAGGTCGGAGACGAGGTTCCTGCTCGGCTACCTGTTCGGCGACGAGAACGGCCGCGGCGTCGTCGGCGACCTCGACCACAGGATCGACCGGCTGCCCGGCCTGGAAGGACTCGGGCTGGTGTCCCGGGCCGTCGGCCGGTTCGGCCCACGTCCGGGCGAACTCGCCGAGCCGACCTGA
- a CDS encoding helix-turn-helix domain-containing protein has translation MALELFAEQGYDSTSLREIADRLGVTKAALYYHFRSKEEIVVATVEDFLADIDELVAWAEDQPRTTDTRHEVLRRYAEIVRVRFPSMRFFQQNPAGIHKSGLGEQFQQRMAALHGVLYDGGPPQSRIRALLAIVGMHMAAALSGDSGMPFGGGLGLSVEEANQAALDVAFDLVDRDSTEGAEGAERG, from the coding sequence GTGGCCCTGGAACTGTTCGCCGAGCAGGGCTACGACTCCACCTCGCTGCGGGAGATCGCCGACCGGCTCGGGGTGACGAAGGCGGCGCTGTACTACCACTTCCGGTCCAAGGAAGAGATCGTCGTCGCGACGGTGGAGGACTTCCTCGCCGACATCGACGAGTTGGTCGCCTGGGCGGAGGACCAGCCCCGCACGACCGACACCAGGCACGAGGTCCTGCGCCGCTACGCCGAGATCGTGCGCGTCCGGTTCCCGTCGATGAGGTTCTTCCAGCAGAACCCCGCCGGGATACACAAGTCGGGACTCGGTGAGCAGTTCCAGCAGCGGATGGCCGCGCTGCACGGGGTGCTCTACGACGGCGGCCCGCCGCAGAGCCGGATCAGGGCGCTGCTCGCGATCGTCGGCATGCACATGGCCGCCGCGCTCAGCGGGGACTCCGGCATGCCCTTCGGCGGAGGCCTGGGACTGAGCGTCGAGGAGGCCAACCAGGCGGCCCTCGACGTCGCGTTCGACCTCGTCGACCGCGACAGCACCGAGGGTGCTGAGGGTGCCGAGCGCGGCTGA